A part of Vicinamibacterales bacterium genomic DNA contains:
- the pilQ gene encoding type IV pilus secretin PilQ yields MRHNWIVRTWARCGRAHPTTGHRTGAWAGLAVVLAASMVVAGFAAVETAPPRARLSTISATLGGRGASVLIESSAPVAYVTARPDPLTVLVDLRNVTSAGAVNRVTSSRVGPVAAVTFEDVKATDGAAITRVRVLLATPAQHRVHSDRNVIQVDVVPDDETVPAAEKPRAAVAPLSAATATPATRLEAIRANAGARGVEVTLAGNGTLLASSPEVTRAAPYRLVLDFEGVASKVPAVTPIARSAIRRVRVATHSVTPRVTRVVFDLAREVPYTLQPAGNELKVLFVEHPDAPASMAPAAPAVAPVTVPASVPARGAGAEAAEAAKRTDPQPPPAKPAPATVAPAAAPQVAAPPQTPPPTTVVPSSPSTQPAQTAQVGSGSGARQYTGHPISLDFQGADLRSVLRTFSEISALNMVIDPQVQGTVDVALRDVPWDQALDIILRANKLGYVVDGTVVRIAPLAALSDEEGARRKLSDEQALSGELKVMTHALSYAKAEDLKTLIERSALTKRGDVQVDPRTNTLIIRDLPNGLETVSALVATLDKPQPQVEIEARIVQTTRDFARSIGVQWGIGGRMAPQLANTTSLAFPNSVSVGGRTGGVQAGVGDTTAVGTAVNLGVSAASSAIGIALGSVNGAFNLDVALSALETSGKGRILSTPRVSTQNNQEAEVMQGTQIPIQTIANNTVTVTFKDAALSLKVTPQITASNTVILKILLENATADFSRAVGPSAIPPIDTQRATSTVLVKDGETTVIGGIYVSQEQASLDKTPGASRIPLLGWLFRRDAIHDQSRELLIFITPRIAKL; encoded by the coding sequence ATGCGGCACAACTGGATTGTCCGGACATGGGCGAGATGCGGGCGTGCACACCCGACGACCGGTCATCGCACTGGCGCCTGGGCGGGGCTGGCGGTGGTACTGGCGGCCAGCATGGTGGTGGCCGGGTTTGCCGCGGTTGAGACCGCGCCGCCCCGGGCGCGCCTCAGTACGATCTCGGCAACGCTGGGCGGGCGCGGGGCGTCGGTGCTCATTGAGTCCTCGGCGCCCGTCGCCTACGTGACGGCGCGTCCCGATCCGCTGACGGTGCTCGTTGACCTGCGGAACGTCACGTCAGCAGGAGCGGTGAACCGGGTCACCTCGTCGCGCGTGGGGCCGGTGGCCGCCGTGACGTTCGAGGACGTCAAGGCGACCGACGGAGCGGCCATCACGCGTGTCCGCGTGCTGCTCGCCACGCCCGCGCAGCATCGCGTGCACAGCGACCGGAACGTGATCCAGGTGGATGTCGTGCCCGACGACGAAACCGTGCCGGCGGCGGAGAAGCCGCGGGCAGCCGTTGCGCCTCTCTCCGCAGCCACGGCGACCCCAGCCACGCGCCTCGAGGCCATCCGCGCAAACGCGGGCGCGCGCGGCGTCGAAGTGACGCTCGCCGGCAACGGTACGCTGCTCGCCTCGTCCCCGGAGGTCACCCGCGCGGCTCCGTACCGGCTGGTGCTCGACTTCGAGGGCGTGGCGTCGAAGGTTCCGGCAGTCACGCCCATCGCCCGTAGCGCTATCCGGCGCGTGCGGGTGGCGACGCACAGCGTGACTCCGCGTGTGACTCGCGTGGTCTTCGACCTCGCGCGCGAAGTGCCGTACACACTGCAGCCCGCAGGGAACGAACTGAAGGTTCTGTTCGTCGAGCATCCTGACGCGCCCGCATCGATGGCCCCTGCCGCTCCAGCCGTCGCGCCGGTGACGGTGCCAGCGTCGGTCCCGGCCAGGGGGGCTGGCGCCGAGGCGGCCGAGGCGGCGAAGAGGACCGACCCGCAGCCGCCGCCTGCCAAGCCGGCGCCGGCGACCGTTGCTCCGGCAGCGGCTCCGCAGGTTGCGGCGCCACCGCAGACACCGCCTCCGACGACGGTCGTGCCCTCGTCGCCCTCGACGCAGCCGGCGCAGACCGCGCAGGTCGGATCGGGGTCGGGCGCGCGGCAGTACACCGGACACCCGATCAGCCTCGACTTCCAGGGTGCAGACCTGCGGTCGGTGCTGCGGACGTTCTCGGAGATCAGCGCGCTGAACATGGTGATCGATCCCCAGGTCCAGGGGACCGTGGACGTCGCGCTGCGCGACGTGCCGTGGGACCAGGCGCTCGACATCATCCTTCGTGCGAACAAGCTCGGGTACGTCGTCGACGGGACGGTCGTCCGCATCGCGCCGCTCGCCGCCCTCTCGGACGAGGAAGGCGCGCGCCGCAAGCTGTCCGACGAGCAGGCACTGTCGGGCGAGTTGAAGGTCATGACGCACGCACTCAGCTACGCGAAAGCCGAGGATCTCAAGACACTGATCGAGAGGAGCGCGTTGACCAAGCGGGGCGACGTCCAGGTGGATCCGCGCACGAACACCCTGATCATCCGCGACCTGCCGAACGGCCTCGAGACCGTCAGCGCGTTGGTGGCCACGCTCGACAAGCCGCAGCCGCAGGTGGAGATCGAGGCGCGCATCGTCCAAACCACTCGTGATTTCGCGCGGTCGATCGGCGTGCAGTGGGGGATTGGCGGGCGGATGGCGCCGCAGTTGGCGAACACCACGTCGCTGGCGTTCCCGAACAGCGTGAGCGTGGGCGGTCGCACCGGGGGCGTCCAGGCTGGCGTGGGAGACACGACGGCCGTCGGGACGGCGGTGAATCTGGGCGTATCGGCGGCGTCGAGCGCCATCGGCATCGCGCTCGGTTCGGTGAATGGCGCCTTCAACCTCGATGTGGCGTTGTCCGCGCTCGAGACGAGCGGCAAGGGTCGCATCCTCTCCACGCCGCGCGTGTCCACGCAGAACAACCAGGAAGCCGAGGTGATGCAGGGCACGCAGATTCCCATTCAGACGATCGCCAACAACACCGTGACCGTGACGTTCAAGGACGCCGCGCTGTCGCTCAAGGTCACACCGCAGATTACCGCGTCGAACACCGTCATCCTCAAGATCCTGCTCGAGAACGCGACGGCGGACTTCAGTCGCGCGGTTGGGCCGAGCGCGATTCCCCCGATCGACACGCAGCGGGCGACCAGCACGGTGCTCGTCAAGGACGGCGAAACGACGGTCATCGGCGGGATTTACGTGAGTCAGGAACAGGCGTCGCTCGACAAGACGCCAGGCGCGTCGCGGATTCCGCTGCTCGGCTGGTTGTTCAGACGGGACGCGATCCACGATCAGAGTCGCGAGTTGCTGATCTTCATCACGCCACGGATTGCCAAGCTGTAG
- a CDS encoding PKD domain-containing protein produces the protein MVRAFRTFALLTTVAALATACSVKSTTEPALSGPSELSLSLTLQANPDVITQDGASQSQIVVLARDASAQPLRNVSVRVEITQGGKIADYGTLSTRTVVTGSDGRAVLTYTAPAAPAQSVDTGANIITLMVTPINGNYANAMPRTVDIRLVPPGVIIPPSDLVPGFTFSPTAPKERDSVIFTAPFCTATGQTGCTTGSVVSFEWRFGDGATGFGQTVTHAFDIGSWPVTLTIKDANQRAASVMQVVTIGAGEVPKPAFEFSPAGPVVNQNVFFNGSASTAANTRTIVDYEWNFGDGTVKHGVTQVHSFDAKGTYTVTLKVTDDAGRYGVVSRTVSVVVPAP, from the coding sequence ATGGTGAGAGCATTCCGCACGTTCGCACTCCTCACGACGGTCGCGGCGCTGGCGACGGCCTGCTCGGTCAAGAGCACGACCGAGCCGGCACTGTCCGGGCCGTCGGAACTCAGCCTGTCGCTGACGCTGCAGGCCAATCCCGACGTGATCACGCAGGATGGCGCGTCGCAGTCACAGATCGTCGTGCTGGCACGGGACGCGAGCGCGCAGCCGCTGCGAAACGTGTCGGTCCGAGTCGAGATCACGCAAGGCGGGAAGATCGCCGACTACGGGACGCTCTCGACCCGCACCGTCGTGACGGGGAGCGATGGTCGCGCCGTGCTCACGTACACGGCGCCGGCCGCGCCGGCGCAATCGGTGGACACCGGAGCGAACATCATCACGTTGATGGTGACACCGATCAACGGCAACTACGCGAATGCCATGCCGCGTACGGTCGATATCCGGCTCGTGCCGCCTGGCGTGATCATCCCACCGTCCGACCTGGTCCCCGGCTTCACATTCAGCCCGACAGCGCCCAAGGAGCGGGATAGTGTGATCTTCACCGCACCGTTCTGCACCGCGACCGGTCAGACGGGGTGCACGACCGGATCGGTGGTCTCCTTCGAGTGGAGGTTCGGCGACGGCGCCACCGGGTTCGGGCAGACGGTCACGCACGCCTTCGACATCGGTTCGTGGCCTGTGACGCTGACGATCAAGGATGCCAATCAGCGCGCCGCATCCGTGATGCAGGTCGTCACGATCGGCGCCGGCGAAGTTCCCAAGCCGGCGTTCGAGTTCTCGCCGGCCGGGCCTGTTGTCAACCAGAACGTGTTCTTCAACGGCTCGGCTTCGACGGCTGCGAACACGAGAACCATCGTGGACTACGAGTGGAATTTCGGCGACGGCACCGTGAAGCACGGCGTGACGCAGGTGCACTCGTTCGACGCCAAAGGGACCTACACTGTGACACTGAAGGTCACCGACGATGCCGGCCGCTACGGTGTGGTGTCGAGGACGGTGTCGGTGGTGGTTCCTGCGCCGTAG
- a CDS encoding tetratricopeptide repeat protein: protein MTVPDSPRIEELRRRVQRDPASIAFAQLAEEYRRAGRSADAVETCRAGLSHHPDYLSARVTLGRALIETGDLTTAESELERVLAAAPENLAALKGLAEIHHRTGDLPKALEYYRSALGFAPHDPDLEHLIEKIEKELEPNQPLPVVERGLSFEEAMGEFAAFGAEPRPADPARTPGQALDDDRTGPITVIPESGPSLADPAEPAVPPAPSLASVEPIVGLASVPARQIETLERWLDVILAERDRRV from the coding sequence GTGACTGTGCCTGACAGCCCGCGCATCGAGGAACTGAGACGCCGGGTCCAGCGGGACCCGGCGTCCATCGCCTTCGCACAACTGGCGGAGGAGTATCGGCGCGCAGGCCGGTCCGCAGATGCGGTCGAGACGTGTCGCGCGGGACTCTCGCACCACCCGGATTACCTGTCGGCGCGCGTGACCCTGGGGCGAGCGCTCATCGAAACGGGCGACCTGACGACCGCCGAGAGCGAGTTGGAGCGCGTACTGGCCGCCGCGCCGGAGAACCTCGCCGCCCTGAAGGGCCTGGCGGAAATTCATCACCGCACAGGCGACCTGCCGAAGGCGCTCGAGTACTACCGCAGTGCGCTCGGATTCGCCCCGCACGATCCCGATCTCGAGCATCTCATCGAGAAGATCGAGAAGGAACTCGAGCCGAACCAGCCACTCCCCGTCGTGGAGCGTGGGCTCTCGTTCGAGGAAGCCATGGGCGAATTCGCGGCCTTCGGCGCCGAACCACGGCCCGCCGATCCGGCTCGAACGCCGGGCCAGGCACTCGACGACGACCGCACGGGGCCCATCACCGTGATTCCCGAGTCTGGCCCTTCCCTTGCCGATCCCGCTGAACCCGCCGTGCCCCCCGCACCGTCGCTGGCTTCGGTCGAGCCGATAGTGGGGCTCGCGTCTGTACCCGCGCGTCAGATCGAGACGCTCGAGCGGTGGCTGGACGTCATTCTCGCCGAACGCGATCGCCGCGTATAA
- a CDS encoding Xaa-Pro peptidase family protein, which translates to MTFAPSTLLTSRRLRLALALETSGCDALVVTHLPNLFYLTNFAGSAGAAIVSPAGLTLVLDARYVAEAEHLRDSEHGPRDARLVRVESSYDQTIAGVLRGIGACRAGFEADHLAFGRHARLRTGLGAGTELVPTSGLVERLRQLKDAHEIAALRTAARLVSRVALAVVSHVKAGLRERDLAALIDCEMRRAGFSRPAFDTIVGSGPNGALPHATASERILRAGDLVVLDFGGVRDGYCADLTRTVSIGPAAEEQRRIYQAVLEAQAAALASVRSGVTTGEIDRAARDVLESRGLGAGFVHGTGHGLGIEVHELPSLTPIRAEDRAGDPPRPWAVPVEPGMVFTVEPGTYLPGWGGVRIEDDVLVTNEGCEVLTGAPRELIER; encoded by the coding sequence ATGACTTTCGCACCCTCGACCCTGCTCACGTCGCGCCGCCTACGCCTGGCGCTGGCTCTCGAGACGTCCGGCTGTGACGCCCTCGTCGTGACGCATCTTCCCAACCTGTTCTACCTGACGAACTTCGCCGGCAGCGCAGGCGCGGCGATCGTCTCGCCAGCCGGGCTGACTCTCGTGCTGGACGCGCGGTACGTGGCGGAGGCCGAACACCTGCGCGATTCCGAGCACGGTCCTCGAGACGCGAGGCTCGTCCGCGTCGAGAGCAGCTACGATCAGACGATCGCCGGTGTGCTGCGCGGCATCGGAGCGTGTCGCGCCGGGTTCGAAGCGGACCACCTGGCATTTGGCCGGCACGCCCGGCTGCGGACCGGACTGGGAGCCGGGACCGAACTCGTGCCGACATCAGGCCTCGTCGAGCGACTGCGCCAGCTCAAGGACGCGCACGAGATCGCCGCGCTTCGGACGGCCGCACGCCTGGTATCGCGCGTGGCGCTCGCGGTGGTCAGCCATGTGAAGGCGGGACTGCGAGAACGGGATCTCGCGGCGCTCATCGACTGCGAGATGCGTCGGGCGGGGTTTTCACGGCCGGCATTTGATACGATTGTAGGCTCGGGTCCAAACGGCGCACTCCCACACGCCACGGCGAGCGAACGGATCCTCCGCGCTGGGGACCTCGTCGTGCTGGACTTTGGTGGTGTGCGCGACGGATACTGCGCGGACCTCACGCGCACGGTGAGCATCGGGCCGGCCGCCGAGGAACAGCGCCGCATCTACCAGGCGGTGCTGGAGGCGCAGGCCGCGGCGCTCGCGTCGGTCCGTTCCGGGGTGACGACCGGCGAGATCGACCGGGCGGCGCGCGATGTGCTCGAATCCCGCGGGTTGGGAGCCGGCTTCGTGCACGGCACCGGACACGGGCTGGGCATCGAGGTCCACGAGTTGCCGAGCCTCACGCCGATCCGGGCGGAGGACAGGGCGGGAGATCCCCCGCGGCCGTGGGCGGTGCCGGTCGAACCCGGGATGGTGTTCACGGTTGAACCGGGCACGTATCTGCCCGGGTGGGGTGGTGTCCGAATCGAAGACGACGTGCTGGTGACCAACGAGGGCTGCGAGGTGCTGACCGGTGCACCGCGCGAGTTGATCGAGCGCTGA
- the accB gene encoding acetyl-CoA carboxylase biotin carboxyl carrier protein, giving the protein MTMMKIDEIRQILDLVREHELSELELESDGVRIRIKKGGQAIVQAAAIPVGVPTAPAGPTLVATAAAEQPSPEIEIDSELAIVKSPIVGTFYRAPEPNAPPFVQPGDSVKNGQTLCIIEAMKMMNNIDSEYAGTVVKVYAENGQPVQYGERLFAIKR; this is encoded by the coding sequence ATGACCATGATGAAAATCGACGAGATCAGACAGATTCTCGATCTGGTGCGGGAGCACGAGCTCAGCGAACTGGAACTCGAGAGTGACGGCGTGCGCATCCGGATCAAGAAGGGCGGCCAGGCCATCGTCCAGGCGGCGGCGATACCCGTCGGTGTGCCAACCGCGCCGGCCGGCCCGACCCTGGTTGCGACGGCTGCGGCGGAACAGCCGTCGCCGGAAATCGAGATCGACAGCGAGCTGGCGATCGTCAAATCGCCAATCGTCGGCACGTTCTACCGCGCGCCCGAACCGAACGCACCGCCCTTCGTCCAGCCGGGCGACAGCGTGAAGAATGGGCAAACGCTGTGCATCATCGAAGCCATGAAGATGATGAACAACATCGACTCCGAGTACGCGGGCACGGTGGTGAAGGTCTACGCGGAGAACGGACAACCCGTGCAGTACGGCGAACGGCTGTTCGCGATCAAGCGTTGA
- the accC gene encoding acetyl-CoA carboxylase biotin carboxylase subunit — MFKKILIANRGEIALRVIYACREMGIKTVAVYSEADENSLHVRFADEDVCIGPPRAAESYLSVPAVISAAEVTGADAIHPGYGFLSESAYLAEVCEACHIKFIGPDPRVIRLMGDKARARRVMKKAGVPVLPGSEGIVESEEKALKIAKDIGYPVLVKATAGGGGRGMRVAAGPGEFGQAFKTAQREAEAAFGVKDVYIEKYVESPRHIEFQILGDHHGNVVHLGERECSIQRRHQKLIEESPSPALSEKLRRKMGGIVVDAAKAVQYANAGTFEFLLDPQGRFYFMEANTRLQVEHGVTELVTGVDIVKEQIRVAAGERLSFRQSEVTFTGHAIECRINAECPDTFIPSPGVIRVFAMPGGPGVRIDTAAHSECTISPYYDSMLAKVMAHGRDRQEAIARMRRTLEMTVIEGIKTNVAMHLKILAEPDFVAGRLSTAFMNRFMTTPATGRPLAEAV; from the coding sequence ATGTTCAAGAAAATCCTGATCGCCAATCGTGGCGAGATCGCGCTGCGCGTCATCTATGCCTGCCGGGAAATGGGCATCAAGACGGTGGCCGTGTACTCCGAGGCGGACGAGAACTCGCTGCACGTCCGGTTCGCGGACGAGGACGTCTGCATTGGTCCACCGAGGGCCGCCGAGAGCTACCTGAGCGTGCCGGCGGTGATCAGCGCGGCCGAGGTGACCGGCGCGGACGCCATCCACCCGGGCTACGGGTTCCTGTCGGAGAGCGCGTATCTGGCCGAAGTCTGTGAAGCGTGCCACATCAAGTTCATCGGGCCCGACCCGCGTGTCATCCGGCTCATGGGCGACAAGGCGCGCGCCCGCCGCGTGATGAAGAAGGCTGGCGTGCCGGTGCTGCCGGGCAGTGAGGGCATCGTCGAGAGCGAAGAGAAGGCGCTGAAGATCGCCAAGGACATCGGATACCCGGTGCTGGTGAAGGCGACGGCCGGCGGGGGCGGTCGCGGGATGCGGGTGGCGGCCGGGCCGGGCGAATTCGGGCAGGCGTTCAAGACGGCGCAGCGCGAGGCGGAAGCGGCGTTTGGCGTCAAGGACGTCTACATCGAGAAATACGTCGAGTCGCCGCGTCACATCGAGTTTCAGATCCTCGGGGACCACCACGGCAACGTCGTCCATCTGGGCGAGCGCGAGTGCTCGATTCAGCGGCGCCACCAGAAGCTCATCGAGGAGTCGCCCTCTCCGGCGCTCAGCGAGAAGCTGCGGCGCAAAATGGGCGGTATCGTCGTCGACGCGGCCAAGGCCGTGCAGTACGCGAACGCCGGCACGTTCGAATTCCTGTTGGATCCGCAGGGCCGGTTCTACTTCATGGAGGCGAATACCCGCTTGCAGGTCGAACACGGCGTGACGGAGCTCGTGACCGGCGTCGATATCGTGAAAGAACAGATTCGCGTGGCGGCGGGGGAGCGACTGTCGTTCCGGCAGAGCGAGGTCACCTTCACCGGACACGCGATCGAGTGCCGCATCAACGCCGAATGTCCGGACACCTTCATCCCGTCGCCCGGCGTCATCCGCGTATTCGCCATGCCGGGCGGCCCCGGAGTTCGCATCGACACGGCCGCGCACTCCGAGTGCACGATATCGCCGTACTACGACTCGATGCTGGCGAAGGTGATGGCGCACGGCCGGGACCGCCAGGAGGCAATCGCCCGCATGCGTCGTACGCTCGAGATGACCGTCATCGAAGGCATCAAGACGAATGTGGCGATGCACCTGAAGATCCTGGCGGAGCCCGACTTCGTCGCTGGTCGCCTCAGCACGGCGTTCATGAACCGCTTCATGACGACGCCGGCCACCGGCCGGCCCCTCGCCGAAGCGGTGTAG
- the thiE gene encoding thiamine phosphate synthase has protein sequence MHLPALYAIVDAEVANRRGWTVPELARAYLAGGARLLQVRAKRAGGAEFLEWCEAVVADARALGATVIVNDRADVAAMAGADGVHLGQNDLGVSDVRRVYPSIRVVGLSTHSEQQIAAAFEQPASYTAVGPIFATRTKATGYDAVGLHLVRSAVAAARSRGEGGIGRPIVAIGGITLERAERVLSAGAHSVAVISDLLSTGDPEARVRAYVERLTTA, from the coding sequence GTGCACCTGCCTGCCCTTTACGCCATCGTGGACGCCGAGGTTGCCAACCGGCGCGGGTGGACCGTGCCGGAGCTGGCCAGGGCCTATCTGGCCGGCGGGGCCAGGTTGCTGCAAGTGCGCGCCAAGCGGGCGGGTGGCGCCGAATTCCTGGAGTGGTGCGAGGCCGTCGTGGCCGACGCGCGGGCGCTCGGAGCGACGGTGATCGTCAACGACCGCGCCGATGTCGCAGCGATGGCGGGTGCGGATGGTGTCCACCTCGGGCAAAACGATCTCGGCGTGAGCGACGTGCGCCGGGTGTACCCGTCAATCCGCGTGGTCGGGCTGTCCACGCATAGCGAGCAGCAAATCGCTGCGGCCTTCGAGCAACCAGCGAGCTACACGGCCGTCGGGCCAATCTTCGCGACCCGAACGAAGGCCACGGGCTACGACGCGGTGGGGCTGCACCTCGTGCGCTCGGCTGTCGCCGCCGCGCGCAGCCGGGGCGAAGGGGGGATCGGCCGGCCGATCGTCGCGATCGGCGGCATCACCCTCGAGCGGGCCGAACGCGTCTTATCCGCCGGGGCGCACTCGGTCGCCGTGATCTCCGATTTGTTGTCGACCGGCGATCCGGAGGCCCGAGTGCGAGCGTACGTCGAGCGGCTCACGACGGCCTGA
- a CDS encoding TrkA family potassium uptake protein, with translation MTTTGDRALRSRQLQLAIALLALVLAAGTIGYTLIEGWSVWDALFTTVVSVTTVGSSKLERLSPAGQVFTVLLLIVGVGTAFYAFTLVAAGVIESRLHPRNQERRRARMIDALTDHFILCGAGRIGLIIAEEFRRQKVKFVVIDRDREAVQAVLDRGDVAIEADASREDILKKIRIDKARGLIAALGTDAENVYAILTARGLRPDLYVIARADSEDAGRKLLRAGANRVISPYQIGATQMAQTALRPAVVDFVELATSSENLELAMEQISIGATSGLASRTIVDANLRQRFGVIVVGIQRDNGRMEFNPAPDAVMRSGDQLVVLGRPEQLKGLEVAAQ, from the coding sequence ATGACAACGACGGGAGATCGCGCGCTTCGGAGCCGTCAACTCCAACTGGCGATCGCCCTGCTCGCCCTGGTGCTGGCCGCGGGCACCATCGGCTACACGCTCATCGAGGGCTGGAGCGTCTGGGACGCGCTGTTCACGACGGTCGTCAGCGTGACGACGGTCGGATCGAGCAAGCTCGAACGGCTCTCGCCGGCCGGACAGGTCTTCACCGTCCTCCTGTTGATTGTTGGCGTCGGAACGGCGTTCTACGCCTTCACGCTGGTCGCGGCCGGCGTCATCGAGTCGCGGCTGCATCCGAGGAACCAGGAGCGGCGCCGGGCGCGTATGATTGACGCTCTCACCGATCACTTCATCCTCTGCGGCGCCGGCCGCATCGGCCTCATCATCGCGGAGGAGTTCCGACGGCAGAAGGTGAAGTTCGTCGTGATCGATCGCGATCGAGAGGCCGTGCAGGCTGTTCTCGACCGCGGCGACGTGGCGATCGAAGCCGACGCCAGCCGCGAAGACATCCTCAAGAAGATCAGGATCGACAAGGCACGCGGCCTGATTGCGGCACTCGGTACCGACGCCGAAAATGTGTACGCGATCCTGACGGCCCGCGGTCTGCGGCCCGACCTCTACGTCATTGCGAGGGCGGACTCGGAGGACGCGGGGCGCAAGCTGCTGCGCGCGGGCGCCAACCGTGTGATCTCGCCGTACCAAATCGGTGCCACGCAGATGGCGCAGACGGCGCTGCGTCCGGCTGTCGTCGATTTCGTCGAGCTGGCGACGAGCTCGGAGAATCTCGAGTTGGCCATGGAGCAGATCAGCATCGGCGCCACATCCGGCCTTGCCAGTCGAACCATCGTGGATGCCAACCTCCGCCAGCGGTTCGGCGTGATCGTCGTCGGCATTCAGCGAGACAACGGCCGTATGGAGTTCAACCCGGCGCCAGACGCCGTCATGCGATCCGGCGACCAGCTCGTCGTCCTCGGCCGGCCCGAACAACTGAAGGGGCTGGAGGTGGCCGCGCAGTAG